The Cervus elaphus chromosome 21, mCerEla1.1, whole genome shotgun sequence genome window below encodes:
- the GPAA1 gene encoding glycosylphosphatidylinositol anchor attachment 1 protein isoform X2, giving the protein MGLLSDPVRRRALARLVLRLNAPLCVLSYVAGIAWFLALAFPPLTQRTYMSENAMGSTMVEEHFAGGDRARSLARDFAAHRRKSGALPVAWLERTMRSVGLEVYTQSFSRKLPFPDETHERYMVSGINVYGILRAPRAASTESLVLTVPCGPDSTNSQAVGLMLALAAHFRGQIYWAKDIIFLVTEHDLLGTEAWLEAYHDVNVTGMQSSPLQGRAGAIQAAVALELSSDVVTSLDVAVEGLNGQLPNLDLLNLFQTFCQKGGLLCTLQGKLQPQDWTSIDGPLQSVQTLLLMVLQQASGRPHGAHGLFLRYRVEALTLRGINSFRQYKYDLVAVGKALEGMFRKLNHLLERLHQSFFFYLLPALSRFVSIGLYMPAAGFLLLVLGLKALELWMQLHEAGVGPEEAGGTSGSSPPYPPTQGVGLASLVAPLLVSQAMGLALYVLPVLGQHVAAQHFPVAEAEAVVLTLLAIYAAGLALPHNTHRVVSTQAPDRGWMALKLVALIYLALQLACITLTNFSLGFLLAASMVPAAAVTKPSGPRDGFARYRILGWQIYLVYSFST; this is encoded by the exons ATGGGCCTCCTGTCGGACCCGGTGCGCCGACGCGCCCTCGCCCGCCTCGTGCTGCGTCTCAACGCGCCGCTCTG CGTGCTGAGCTATGTGGCGGGCATCGCTTGGTTCCTGGCGCTGGCTTTCCCGCCGCTGACCCAGCGCACTTACATGTCGGAGAACGCCATGGGCTCCACCATGGTGGAGGAGCATTTTGCGGGCGGAGACCGTGCCCGGAGCCTTGCCCGGGACTTCGCTGCCCACCGCAGGAAGTCGGG GGCTCTGCCAGTGGCCTGGCTGGAGCGGACGATGCGGTCAGTGGGGCTGGAGGTCTACACGCAGAGTTTCTCCCGGAAACTGCCCTTTCCAGATGAGACCCACGAGCGCTAT ATGGTGTCGGGCATCAACGTGTACGGCATCCTCCGGGCACCTCGCGCTGCCAGCACGGAGTCCCTGGTGCTCACCGTGCCCTGTGGCCCTGACTCTACCAACAGCCAGGCTGTCGGGTTGATGCTGGCTCTTGCTGCCCACTTCCGGG GGCAGATTTACTGGGCCAAAGACATCATCTTCCTGGTGACAGAACACGACCTCCTGGGCACTGAGGCTTGGCTTGAAGCCTACCACGACGTCAATGTCACTG GTATGCAGTCATCGCCCCTGCAGGGCCGGGCTGGGGCCATCCAGGCAGCCGTGGCCTTGGAGCTGAGCAGCGATGTGGTCACCAGCCTTGATGTGGCCGTGGAGGGGCTCAATGGACAGCTGCCCAACCTGGACCTGCTCAACCTCTTCCAGACCTTCTGCCAGAAAGGGGGGCTGCTATGCACGCTGCAGGGCAAG CTGCAACCCCAGGACTGGACCTCAATAGATGGGCCACTGCAGAGTGTACAAACGCTGCTGCTCATGGTTCTGCAGCAGGCCTCTGGCCGCCCCCACGGTGCCCATGGCCTCTTCCTGCGCTACCGCGTGGAGGCCTTGACCCTCCGTGGCATCAATAGCTTCCGCCAGTATAAGTATGATCTGGTGGCAGTGGGCAA GGCTTTGGAGGGCATGTTCCGCAAGCTCAACCATCTTCTGGAGCGCCTGCACCAGTCCTTCTTCTTCTACCTTCTCCCTGCACTCTCCCGCTTCGTCTCCATCGGCCTCTACATGCCAGCTGCCGGCTTTTTGCTCCTGGTCCTCGGTCTCAAG GCTCTGGAACTGTGGATGCAGCTGCATGAGGCTGGAGTGGGTCCTGAGGAGGCTGGGGGGACCTCTGGGTCCAGTCCCCCCTACCCTCCAACACAG GGCGTGGGGCTGGCCTCGCTTGTGGCACCCTTGCTGGTCTCCCAGGCCATGGGCCTGGCGCTCTATGTCCTACCAGTGCTGGGTCAACATGTGGCAGCCCAGCACTTCCCCGTGGCTGAGGCCGAGGCTGTGGTGCTGACGCTGCTAGCCATCTATGCAGCTGGCCTGGCGCTGCCACACAACACCCACCG GGTGGTGAGCACACAGGCCCCAGACAGGGGCTGGATGGCGCTGAAGCTGGTAGCCCTCATCTACCTGGCACTACAGCTGGCCTGCATCACCCTCACCAActtctctctgggcttcctactGGCCGCCAGCATGGTGCCCGCTGCTGCAGTCACCAAGCCCTCTGGGCCCCG agatggTTTTGCCAGATATAGAATTCTTGGTTGGCAGATTTACCTGGTTTATTCTTTCAGCACTTGA
- the GPAA1 gene encoding glycosylphosphatidylinositol anchor attachment 1 protein isoform X1, producing the protein MGLLSDPVRRRALARLVLRLNAPLCVLSYVAGIAWFLALAFPPLTQRTYMSENAMGSTMVEEHFAGGDRARSLARDFAAHRRKSGALPVAWLERTMRSVGLEVYTQSFSRKLPFPDETHERYMVSGINVYGILRAPRAASTESLVLTVPCGPDSTNSQAVGLMLALAAHFRGQIYWAKDIIFLVTEHDLLGTEAWLEAYHDVNVTGMQSSPLQGRAGAIQAAVALELSSDVVTSLDVAVEGLNGQLPNLDLLNLFQTFCQKGGLLCTLQGKLQPQDWTSIDGPLQSVQTLLLMVLQQASGRPHGAHGLFLRYRVEALTLRGINSFRQYKYDLVAVGKALEGMFRKLNHLLERLHQSFFFYLLPALSRFVSIGLYMPAAGFLLLVLGLKALELWMQLHEAGVGPEEAGGTSGSSPPYPPTQGVGLASLVAPLLVSQAMGLALYVLPVLGQHVAAQHFPVAEAEAVVLTLLAIYAAGLALPHNTHRVVSTQAPDRGWMALKLVALIYLALQLACITLTNFSLGFLLAASMVPAAAVTKPSGPRPLYAALLVLTSPAASLLGSLFLWRELQEAPLSLAEGWQLFLAALAQGVLEHHTYGALLFPLLALGLYPCWLLFWNVLFWK; encoded by the exons ATGGGCCTCCTGTCGGACCCGGTGCGCCGACGCGCCCTCGCCCGCCTCGTGCTGCGTCTCAACGCGCCGCTCTG CGTGCTGAGCTATGTGGCGGGCATCGCTTGGTTCCTGGCGCTGGCTTTCCCGCCGCTGACCCAGCGCACTTACATGTCGGAGAACGCCATGGGCTCCACCATGGTGGAGGAGCATTTTGCGGGCGGAGACCGTGCCCGGAGCCTTGCCCGGGACTTCGCTGCCCACCGCAGGAAGTCGGG GGCTCTGCCAGTGGCCTGGCTGGAGCGGACGATGCGGTCAGTGGGGCTGGAGGTCTACACGCAGAGTTTCTCCCGGAAACTGCCCTTTCCAGATGAGACCCACGAGCGCTAT ATGGTGTCGGGCATCAACGTGTACGGCATCCTCCGGGCACCTCGCGCTGCCAGCACGGAGTCCCTGGTGCTCACCGTGCCCTGTGGCCCTGACTCTACCAACAGCCAGGCTGTCGGGTTGATGCTGGCTCTTGCTGCCCACTTCCGGG GGCAGATTTACTGGGCCAAAGACATCATCTTCCTGGTGACAGAACACGACCTCCTGGGCACTGAGGCTTGGCTTGAAGCCTACCACGACGTCAATGTCACTG GTATGCAGTCATCGCCCCTGCAGGGCCGGGCTGGGGCCATCCAGGCAGCCGTGGCCTTGGAGCTGAGCAGCGATGTGGTCACCAGCCTTGATGTGGCCGTGGAGGGGCTCAATGGACAGCTGCCCAACCTGGACCTGCTCAACCTCTTCCAGACCTTCTGCCAGAAAGGGGGGCTGCTATGCACGCTGCAGGGCAAG CTGCAACCCCAGGACTGGACCTCAATAGATGGGCCACTGCAGAGTGTACAAACGCTGCTGCTCATGGTTCTGCAGCAGGCCTCTGGCCGCCCCCACGGTGCCCATGGCCTCTTCCTGCGCTACCGCGTGGAGGCCTTGACCCTCCGTGGCATCAATAGCTTCCGCCAGTATAAGTATGATCTGGTGGCAGTGGGCAA GGCTTTGGAGGGCATGTTCCGCAAGCTCAACCATCTTCTGGAGCGCCTGCACCAGTCCTTCTTCTTCTACCTTCTCCCTGCACTCTCCCGCTTCGTCTCCATCGGCCTCTACATGCCAGCTGCCGGCTTTTTGCTCCTGGTCCTCGGTCTCAAG GCTCTGGAACTGTGGATGCAGCTGCATGAGGCTGGAGTGGGTCCTGAGGAGGCTGGGGGGACCTCTGGGTCCAGTCCCCCCTACCCTCCAACACAG GGCGTGGGGCTGGCCTCGCTTGTGGCACCCTTGCTGGTCTCCCAGGCCATGGGCCTGGCGCTCTATGTCCTACCAGTGCTGGGTCAACATGTGGCAGCCCAGCACTTCCCCGTGGCTGAGGCCGAGGCTGTGGTGCTGACGCTGCTAGCCATCTATGCAGCTGGCCTGGCGCTGCCACACAACACCCACCG GGTGGTGAGCACACAGGCCCCAGACAGGGGCTGGATGGCGCTGAAGCTGGTAGCCCTCATCTACCTGGCACTACAGCTGGCCTGCATCACCCTCACCAActtctctctgggcttcctactGGCCGCCAGCATGGTGCCCGCTGCTGCAGTCACCAAGCCCTCTGGGCCCCG GCCACTCTATGCTGCCCTGCTGGTGCTGACGAGCCCAGCAGCTTCACTCCTGGGCAGCTTGTTCCTGTGGCGGGAACTGCAGGAGGCACCGCTTTCCCTGGCCGAGGGCTGGCAGCTCTTCCTGGCCGCGCTGGCCCAGGGCGTGCTGGAGCACCACACCTACGGCGCCCTGCTCTTCCCGCTGCTGGCTCTGGGCCTCTACCCCTGCTGGCTGCTCTTCTGGAACGTGCTCTTCTGGAAGTAA
- the EXOSC4 gene encoding exosome complex component RRP41, with protein sequence MAGLELLSDQGYRVDGRRAGELRKIQARMGVFAQADGSAYIEQGNTKALAVVYGPHEIRGSRARALPDRALVNCQYSSATFSTGERKRRPHGDRKSCEMGLQLRQTFEAAILTQLHPRSQIDIYVQVLQADGGTYAACVNAATLAVLDAGIPMRDFVCACSAGFVDGTALADLSHVEEAAGGPQLALALLPASGQIALLEMDARLHEDHLEQVLEAAARASRDVHTVLDRVVRQHVQEASVLLGD encoded by the exons ATGGCCGGGCTGGAGCTCTTGTCGGACCAGGGCTACCGAGTGGACGGGCGGCGCGCTGGGGAGCTGCGCAAGATACAGGCGCGGATGGGTGTATTCGCGCAGGCCGACGGTTCGGCCTACATCGAACAGGGCAACACCAAGGCGCTGGCGGTGGTCTACGGGCCTCACGAG aTCCGAGGCTCCCGGGCACGAGCCCTGCCTGACCGGGCCCTGGTGAACTGTCAATACAGTTCTGCAACCTTCAGCACAGGCGAGCGCAAGCGGCGGCCACACGGGGACCGCAAGTCCTGCGAGATGGGTCTGCAGCTGCGTCAGACCTTCGAGGCAGCCATCCTTACACAGCTGCACCCACGCTCCCAGATTGACATCTATGTGCAG GTGCTGCAGGCAGACGGCGGGACCTACGCAGCTTGTGTGAATGCAGCCACGCTGGCAGTGTTGGACGCGGGGATACCCATGCGGGACtttgtgtgtgcctgctcagctGGCTTTGTGGATGGAACGGCCTTGGCAGACCTCAGCCACGTGGAGGAAGCAGCTGGGGGCCCCCAGCTGGCCCTGGCCCTGCTACCAGCCTCAGGCCAGATTGCACTGCTTGAGATggatgccaggctgcatgaagaCCACCTGGAGCAGGTGCTAGAGGCCGCTGCCCGGGCTTCCCGGGATGTACACACCGTACTGGACCGTGTGGTCCGGCAGCATGTACAAGAGGCCTCTGTCTTGCTCGGGGACTGA
- the LOC122679655 gene encoding uncharacterized protein LOC122679655 — protein MAKWKRPSGPPMVMGLESSSDSSAGSPGRTGQRHSSAQGLLGQDFPRRRCSGSPWAGVSGPFKQEEARALGAGERRHTVRRLDLGARGDGNRAEPARTAGRGGGREARRSARRGRSGARGAVGRGPSTPPSLADPAALLLMSPNSRVPGPGPTSLHILELDGSAPGQPGAGGHLSQKRGATEVQAAAPVPEHQLQLLVLLDELHQPPQLLVLLCQPLDLLPQALVAAEEGHARQRPAHCSFHLLASRAEEPGKDEIRRQGLPLNTQPWVRGSLWAGQAPTGRG, from the exons ATGGCAAAATGGAAGCGCCCCTCCGGGCCACCCATGGTGATGGGGCTGGAGTCCAGCAGCGACTCCTCAGCCGGCAGTCCTGGGAGAACTGGCCAGAGGCA TTCCAGTGCCCAGGGCCTCCTGGGGCAGGACTTTCCGAGGAGGAGGTGCAGCGGGAGCCCTTGGGCTGGGGTTTCTGGACCCTTTAAGCAGGAAGAGGCACGTGCGTTGGGGGCAGGTGAGAGAAGGCACACTGTCCGAAGGCTCGACCTTGGAGCAAGAGGGGACGGGAACCGGGCGGAGCCTGCGCGGACGGCCGGTCGGGGCGGGGGCCGGGAGGCGAGGAGGAGCGCGCGGCGGGGACGATCGGGGGCAAGGG GCGCTGTGGGCAGGGGGCCCTCCACACCGCCCTCCCTGGCCGACCCTGCGGCACTCCTGCTGATGTCACCAAACAGCAG AGTCCCCGGCCCGGGGCCCACCTCTCTCCACATCCTTGAACTTGATGGTTCTGCGCCGGGGCAGCCGGGGGCCGGTGGCCACCTCAGCCAGAAGCGCGGGGCCACAGAAGTTCAGGCTGCTGCCCCGGTTCCTGAGCACCAGCTTCAGCTCCTGGTTCTCCTGGATGAGCTGCACCAGCCGCCGCAACTCCTCGTTCTCCTGTGCCAGCCGTTGGATCTCCTGCCGCAGGCCCTCGTAGCTGCTGAGGAGGGACATGCCCGGCAGCG gcCTGCTCACTGCAGTTTCCACTTGTTAGCCAGtagggcagaggaacctgggaaAGATGAGATAAGAAGACAAGGCCTTCCCCTCAACACCCAGCCATGGGTGCGGGGGTCACTCTGGGCAGGGCAGGCTCCCACTGGCCGAGGGTGA